A DNA window from Portunus trituberculatus isolate SZX2019 chromosome 47, ASM1759143v1, whole genome shotgun sequence contains the following coding sequences:
- the LOC123520782 gene encoding WD repeat-containing protein 70-like isoform X2 — protein MIFNCSLHIYLSEKLQLLAEEDQKKAKSLLPKEPASSCLTDSNTKKNDNEDDEEEEEEFIGPPLPSNLLPSKPDVEENEDDSDDEKQLFPITQQLVLEHSTRTVSALAVDPTGTRLVSGGVDYEVRYWDFQGMDQSREAFRSFCPADGYPVNAVDYSCTGDKVLVVPGSQQAKVYDRDGIELFECARGDMYLHDMAKTKGHIAGLTCGVWHPRDKEEFMTSGRDGTCRLWHTSRPENQKNVIKPRASNGLKTNPTTCAYNRDGLLVTCACDDGSVQMWDHRKSFVNVAISVKQAHVKGTETSSLTFAYDNKAFATRGGDDTLKLWDLRNTKKAVHVAEELFNKFPMSSCVFSPNDQMVATGISLNRGETVGKLMIFSRTTWEVLKEVEINGSHVVKVIWHPRLNQIMLGCGDGKARLLYEPRVSHNGALLVASKHKKRSKQAEVVVSQQVITPHALPMFREERHKSTRKVEERDRKDPVKSRQPELPVGKAGSGGRVSAGGSTLSSYIIRNMGMRNKVHEEEDPRQALLKYAKDAEENPYWVTPAYKKNQPNTIFQEQSDTKHKESEEDTKEPPSKKAKS, from the exons atgatattTAATTGCAGTCTACATATCTACTTGTCAG AGAAACTGCAACTCTTGGCAGAGGAAGatcaaaagaaagcaaaatctTTATTGCCAAAGGAGCCTGCCTCATCATGCCTTACAGATAGTAATactaagaagaatgataatgaggatgatgaagaagaggaagaagaatttaTTGGACCTCCACTGCCCTCAAACTTGTTACCATCAAAACCAgatgtggaggaaaatgaagatgatagtgatgatgagaaACAGCTTTTCCCTATCACTCAGCAGCTTGTGTTAGAGCACAGCACCAGGACTGTCTCTGCCTTAGCTGTGGATCCCACCGGTACTCGCCTTGTGAGTGGTGGGGTGGACTATGAGGTGCGTTATTGGGATTTTCAGGGGATGGACCAGTCACGGGAAGCATTCAGATCTTTCTGTCCTGCGGATGGGTATCCAGTTAATGCTGTGGATTACAGCTGTACAGGAGACAAGGTTCTGGTGGTGCCTGGCTCCCAGCAGGCTAAAGTGTATGACAGAGATGGCATAGAGTTGTTTGAGTGTGCCCGTGGAGATATGTATTTGCATGATATGGCCAAGACTAAAGGGCACATTGCAGGACTGACATGTGGAGTTTGGCATccaagagataaggaagagtttATGACATCAGGAAGGGATGGAACATGCAGACTGTGGCATACCAGTCGTCCTGAGAATCAAAAGAATGTGATTAAGCCACGTGCAAGTAATGGACTAAAAACTAACCCGACCACCTGTGCTTACAACAGAGATGGGCTTCTAGTGACTTGTGCATGTGATGATGGCTCAGTCCAGATGTGGGACCACCGCAAATCTTTTGTCAATGTGGCTATTAGTGTCAAACAGGCTCATGTAAAAGGCACAGAAACCTCAAGTTTGACATTTGCCTATGACAACAAAGCCTTTGCTACAAGGGGCGGAGATGACACTCTTAAGCTGTGGGACCTACGTAACACTAAAAAGGCTGTTCATGTTGCTGAGGAACTATTCAACAAATTTCCAATGTCCAGTTGTGTCTTCAGTCCCAACGATCAAATGGTTGCAACAGGAATATCTCTAAACCGAGGGGAAACAGTTGGTAAACTGATGATCTTCAGTCGCACCACATGGGAAGTACTAAAGGAGGTTGAAATTAATGGGAGTCATGTTGTTAAAGTTATTTGGCATCCCAGGTTGAATCAGATTATGCTGGGTTGTGGTGATGGCAAGGCCAGGTTGTTGTATGAACCCAGAGTGTCCCACAATGGTGCTCTTCTTGTGGCTAGCAAGCACAAAAAACGATCCAAGCAGGCAGAAGTGGTTGTGTCTCAACAAGTGATCACTCCGCATGCCTTGCCAATGTTCCGAGAAGAGAGACATAAGTCGACTCGTAAGGTGGAGGAACGAGACAGGAAGGATCCAGTGAAGTCACGGCAACCAGAACTGCCAGTAGGCAAGGCTGGATCAGGGGGCAGAGTGTCAGCTGGAGGCTCAACGCTCTCTTCCTACATCATACGTAATATGGGAATGCGCAACAAAGTACATGAAGAGGAAGATCCAAGGCAAGCATTGCTCAAGTATGCCAAGGATGCTGAAGAGAATCCTTATTGGGTGACTCCAGCTTACAAGAAAAATCAGCCCAACACAATTTTTCAGGAGCAATCAGACACAAAACATAAAGAATCAGAGGAAGACACTAAAGAACCACCCTCTAAAAAAGCAAAGTCATAg
- the LOC123520782 gene encoding WD repeat-containing protein 70-like isoform X1, translating into MNRGKISFGKIGLSLGKASSDKTPSDDGSVSEGFGSFGKNQEENSKEGMSATMGFSGFGKKARQFDLDELVEETRKSAIDKNKKNIEKLQLLAEEDQKKAKSLLPKEPASSCLTDSNTKKNDNEDDEEEEEEFIGPPLPSNLLPSKPDVEENEDDSDDEKQLFPITQQLVLEHSTRTVSALAVDPTGTRLVSGGVDYEVRYWDFQGMDQSREAFRSFCPADGYPVNAVDYSCTGDKVLVVPGSQQAKVYDRDGIELFECARGDMYLHDMAKTKGHIAGLTCGVWHPRDKEEFMTSGRDGTCRLWHTSRPENQKNVIKPRASNGLKTNPTTCAYNRDGLLVTCACDDGSVQMWDHRKSFVNVAISVKQAHVKGTETSSLTFAYDNKAFATRGGDDTLKLWDLRNTKKAVHVAEELFNKFPMSSCVFSPNDQMVATGISLNRGETVGKLMIFSRTTWEVLKEVEINGSHVVKVIWHPRLNQIMLGCGDGKARLLYEPRVSHNGALLVASKHKKRSKQAEVVVSQQVITPHALPMFREERHKSTRKVEERDRKDPVKSRQPELPVGKAGSGGRVSAGGSTLSSYIIRNMGMRNKVHEEEDPRQALLKYAKDAEENPYWVTPAYKKNQPNTIFQEQSDTKHKESEEDTKEPPSKKAKS; encoded by the exons ATGAACCGTGGAAAGATATCATTTGGCAAGATTGGGCTGAGCTTAGGGAAAGCCAGTTCTGATAAGACTCCCTCTGATGATGGTTCTGTCAGTGAGGGATTTGGCTCTTttggaaaaaatcaagaagagaATTCTAAAG AGGGAATGTCAGCCACTATGGGATTCTCTGGCTTCGGCAAAAAGGCTCGACAGTTTGATCTTGATGAGCTGGTAGAGGAAACCCGCAAGTCTGCTAtcgacaagaataaaaaaaatattg AGAAACTGCAACTCTTGGCAGAGGAAGatcaaaagaaagcaaaatctTTATTGCCAAAGGAGCCTGCCTCATCATGCCTTACAGATAGTAATactaagaagaatgataatgaggatgatgaagaagaggaagaagaatttaTTGGACCTCCACTGCCCTCAAACTTGTTACCATCAAAACCAgatgtggaggaaaatgaagatgatagtgatgatgagaaACAGCTTTTCCCTATCACTCAGCAGCTTGTGTTAGAGCACAGCACCAGGACTGTCTCTGCCTTAGCTGTGGATCCCACCGGTACTCGCCTTGTGAGTGGTGGGGTGGACTATGAGGTGCGTTATTGGGATTTTCAGGGGATGGACCAGTCACGGGAAGCATTCAGATCTTTCTGTCCTGCGGATGGGTATCCAGTTAATGCTGTGGATTACAGCTGTACAGGAGACAAGGTTCTGGTGGTGCCTGGCTCCCAGCAGGCTAAAGTGTATGACAGAGATGGCATAGAGTTGTTTGAGTGTGCCCGTGGAGATATGTATTTGCATGATATGGCCAAGACTAAAGGGCACATTGCAGGACTGACATGTGGAGTTTGGCATccaagagataaggaagagtttATGACATCAGGAAGGGATGGAACATGCAGACTGTGGCATACCAGTCGTCCTGAGAATCAAAAGAATGTGATTAAGCCACGTGCAAGTAATGGACTAAAAACTAACCCGACCACCTGTGCTTACAACAGAGATGGGCTTCTAGTGACTTGTGCATGTGATGATGGCTCAGTCCAGATGTGGGACCACCGCAAATCTTTTGTCAATGTGGCTATTAGTGTCAAACAGGCTCATGTAAAAGGCACAGAAACCTCAAGTTTGACATTTGCCTATGACAACAAAGCCTTTGCTACAAGGGGCGGAGATGACACTCTTAAGCTGTGGGACCTACGTAACACTAAAAAGGCTGTTCATGTTGCTGAGGAACTATTCAACAAATTTCCAATGTCCAGTTGTGTCTTCAGTCCCAACGATCAAATGGTTGCAACAGGAATATCTCTAAACCGAGGGGAAACAGTTGGTAAACTGATGATCTTCAGTCGCACCACATGGGAAGTACTAAAGGAGGTTGAAATTAATGGGAGTCATGTTGTTAAAGTTATTTGGCATCCCAGGTTGAATCAGATTATGCTGGGTTGTGGTGATGGCAAGGCCAGGTTGTTGTATGAACCCAGAGTGTCCCACAATGGTGCTCTTCTTGTGGCTAGCAAGCACAAAAAACGATCCAAGCAGGCAGAAGTGGTTGTGTCTCAACAAGTGATCACTCCGCATGCCTTGCCAATGTTCCGAGAAGAGAGACATAAGTCGACTCGTAAGGTGGAGGAACGAGACAGGAAGGATCCAGTGAAGTCACGGCAACCAGAACTGCCAGTAGGCAAGGCTGGATCAGGGGGCAGAGTGTCAGCTGGAGGCTCAACGCTCTCTTCCTACATCATACGTAATATGGGAATGCGCAACAAAGTACATGAAGAGGAAGATCCAAGGCAAGCATTGCTCAAGTATGCCAAGGATGCTGAAGAGAATCCTTATTGGGTGACTCCAGCTTACAAGAAAAATCAGCCCAACACAATTTTTCAGGAGCAATCAGACACAAAACATAAAGAATCAGAGGAAGACACTAAAGAACCACCCTCTAAAAAAGCAAAGTCATAg